From the Deltaproteobacteria bacterium genome, one window contains:
- a CDS encoding formylglycine-generating enzyme family protein, with protein MVTVPGGRYVVGSDEHYAEERPVRAVEVAAFRVGATPVTNGAFAAFIEATGWVTAAERADPPGSAVFAMTAGPVDLHDPMRWWRFVAGATWRAPFGPGSTIDGRADHPVVHVGLADAEAYAAWLGKRLPTETEWEAAARGGLAGAAYAWGDELLPAGRLLANFWTGAFPWYFARAGAPGTTPVGTFPANGFGAYDMIGNVWEWTASPFAAPAAGPRCACGGGDVATGPPASAGLAAAAEPALITLKGGSYLCAAEYCARYRPAARIGLTADSTTAHVGFRCAADA; from the coding sequence ATGGTCACGGTGCCGGGTGGACGCTACGTCGTCGGGTCCGACGAGCACTACGCGGAGGAGCGGCCGGTGCGCGCGGTCGAGGTCGCGGCGTTCCGCGTCGGCGCGACGCCGGTCACCAACGGGGCGTTCGCGGCTTTCATCGAGGCGACGGGGTGGGTGACCGCCGCCGAGCGCGCCGACCCGCCGGGCTCCGCCGTGTTCGCGATGACGGCGGGACCGGTCGACCTCCACGACCCGATGCGCTGGTGGCGCTTCGTCGCGGGGGCGACGTGGCGCGCGCCCTTCGGCCCCGGCTCGACGATCGACGGCCGCGCCGACCACCCGGTCGTGCACGTCGGGCTCGCGGACGCCGAGGCGTACGCCGCGTGGCTCGGCAAGCGCCTGCCGACGGAGACCGAATGGGAGGCGGCGGCGCGCGGCGGTCTCGCGGGCGCCGCGTACGCCTGGGGCGACGAGCTCCTGCCCGCGGGGAGGCTCCTCGCGAACTTCTGGACCGGCGCCTTCCCCTGGTACTTCGCGCGCGCCGGCGCGCCCGGCACCACGCCGGTGGGGACGTTCCCCGCGAACGGCTTCGGGGCCTACGACATGATCGGCAACGTGTGGGAGTGGACCGCGTCGCCGTTCGCGGCGCCCGCCGCCGGGCCGCGCTGTGCGTGCGGAGGCGGCGATGTCGCCACGGGGCCGCCCGCTTCCGCGGGGCTCGCGGCCGCCGCGGAGCCCGCCCTCATCACGCTCAAGGGCGGCTCGTACCTCTGCGCCGCCGAGTACTGCGCCCGCTACCGGCCCGCGGCGCGCATCGGCCTCACTGCGGATTCGACCACCGCGCACGTCGGCTTCCGCTGCGCGGCCGACGCCTGA